A single Ziziphus jujuba cultivar Dongzao chromosome 11, ASM3175591v1 DNA region contains:
- the LOC107405430 gene encoding protein Iojap-related, mitochondrial isoform X4, which translates to MALSTSRTLLRSFASLSPFARCSNSTSYGDSLWSSEPRAIFKGGSYFLAQRKLSSTSVLSLGSIEGAFPCELMSTKPLVVSDRNIALLQEWKLGFPSLSRALYCSTADFKKNELLELQEVEKVLSDVRADNVKVIPVQKHCAWADFMVIATGRSTWHVKNIAQALIYKVKQKQKGAQRLMLPSVEGQEGGKWIVIDSGKVVVHALDEKARDYYSLESLWTTGTSEKEPIQLVDRC; encoded by the exons atggctCTTTCAACTTCCAGAACCCTCTTGCGCTCTTTCGCCTCCTTATCTCCCTTTGCCCGCTGCTCGAACTCTACTTCTTATG GAGATAGCTTATGGTCCTCAGAGCCTCGGGCAATTTTCAAa GGTGGGTCATATTTCCTTGCTCAAAGAAAGCTCTCATCAACTTCTGTCCTAAGTCTTGGATCAATTGAAGGTGCATTTCCTTGTGAGTTAATGTCCACAAAACCTTTGGTGGTATCAGATAGAAATATAG CACTTCTTCAAGAATGGAAATTGGGATTTCCAAGTCTTAGTCGTGCATTATACTGTTCTACTGCCGACTTCAAGAAGAATGAGCTTCTGGAACTTCAGGAGGTTGAGAAGGTTTTGAGCGATGTGAGAGCTGACAACGTCAAGGTTATACCAGTTCAAAAGCACTGTGCTTGGGCTGATTTCATGGTGATTGCCACGGGAAGGTCTACTTGGCATGTTAAGAACATTGCTCAAGCCCTAATTTATAAG GTTAAGCAGAAGCAGAAGGGGGCTCAGCGGTTAATGCTCCCTAGTGTGGAAGGACAAGAGGGAGGAAAGTGGATTGTCATCGACTCTG GCAAAGTGGTAGTCCATGCGCTTGATGAGAAGGCTAGAGATTACTATAGTTTGGAGAGTCTCTGGACCACAGGGACTTCTGAAAAGGAACCAATCCAG CTTGTGGATCGCTGCTAA
- the LOC107405430 gene encoding protein Iojap-related, mitochondrial isoform X6, whose amino-acid sequence MALSTSRTLLRSFASLSPFARCSNSTSYGDSLWSSEPRAIFKGGSYFLAQRKLSSTSVLSLGSIEGAFPCELMSTKPLVVSDRNIALLQEWKLGFPSLSRALYCSTADFKKNELLELQEVEKVLSDVRADNVKVIPVQKHCAWADFMVIATGRSTWHVKNIAQALIYKVKQKQKGAQRLMLPSVEGQEGGKWIVIDSGFGKGFSKDSSQEQFKETG is encoded by the exons atggctCTTTCAACTTCCAGAACCCTCTTGCGCTCTTTCGCCTCCTTATCTCCCTTTGCCCGCTGCTCGAACTCTACTTCTTATG GAGATAGCTTATGGTCCTCAGAGCCTCGGGCAATTTTCAAa GGTGGGTCATATTTCCTTGCTCAAAGAAAGCTCTCATCAACTTCTGTCCTAAGTCTTGGATCAATTGAAGGTGCATTTCCTTGTGAGTTAATGTCCACAAAACCTTTGGTGGTATCAGATAGAAATATAG CACTTCTTCAAGAATGGAAATTGGGATTTCCAAGTCTTAGTCGTGCATTATACTGTTCTACTGCCGACTTCAAGAAGAATGAGCTTCTGGAACTTCAGGAGGTTGAGAAGGTTTTGAGCGATGTGAGAGCTGACAACGTCAAGGTTATACCAGTTCAAAAGCACTGTGCTTGGGCTGATTTCATGGTGATTGCCACGGGAAGGTCTACTTGGCATGTTAAGAACATTGCTCAAGCCCTAATTTATAAG GTTAAGCAGAAGCAGAAGGGGGCTCAGCGGTTAATGCTCCCTAGTGTGGAAGGACAAGAGGGAGGAAAGTGGATTGTCATCGACTCTG GATTTGGAAAAGGCTTTAGTAAAGATTCGTCGCAAGAACAATTCAAAGAAACAGGCTAA
- the LOC107405430 gene encoding protein Iojap-related, mitochondrial isoform X1 — translation MALSTSRTLLRSFASLSPFARCSNSTSYGDSLWSSEPRAIFKGGSYFLAQRKLSSTSVLSLGSIEGAFPCELMSTKPLVVSDRNIALLQEWKLGFPSLSRALYCSTADFKKNELLELQEVEKVLSDVRADNVKVIPVQKHCAWADFMVIATGRSTWHVKNIAQALIYKVKQKQKGAQRLMLPSVEGQEGGKWIVIDSGKVVVHALDEKARDYYSLESLWTTGTSEKEPIQDLEKALVKIRRKNNSKKQAKKSA, via the exons atggctCTTTCAACTTCCAGAACCCTCTTGCGCTCTTTCGCCTCCTTATCTCCCTTTGCCCGCTGCTCGAACTCTACTTCTTATG GAGATAGCTTATGGTCCTCAGAGCCTCGGGCAATTTTCAAa GGTGGGTCATATTTCCTTGCTCAAAGAAAGCTCTCATCAACTTCTGTCCTAAGTCTTGGATCAATTGAAGGTGCATTTCCTTGTGAGTTAATGTCCACAAAACCTTTGGTGGTATCAGATAGAAATATAG CACTTCTTCAAGAATGGAAATTGGGATTTCCAAGTCTTAGTCGTGCATTATACTGTTCTACTGCCGACTTCAAGAAGAATGAGCTTCTGGAACTTCAGGAGGTTGAGAAGGTTTTGAGCGATGTGAGAGCTGACAACGTCAAGGTTATACCAGTTCAAAAGCACTGTGCTTGGGCTGATTTCATGGTGATTGCCACGGGAAGGTCTACTTGGCATGTTAAGAACATTGCTCAAGCCCTAATTTATAAG GTTAAGCAGAAGCAGAAGGGGGCTCAGCGGTTAATGCTCCCTAGTGTGGAAGGACAAGAGGGAGGAAAGTGGATTGTCATCGACTCTG GCAAAGTGGTAGTCCATGCGCTTGATGAGAAGGCTAGAGATTACTATAGTTTGGAGAGTCTCTGGACCACAGGGACTTCTGAAAAGGAACCAATCCAG GATTTGGAAAAGGCTTTAGTAAAGATTCGTCGCAAGAACAATTCAAAGAAACAGGCTAAAAAAAGTGCTTAA
- the LOC107405430 gene encoding protein Iojap-related, mitochondrial isoform X3 — protein MALSTSRTLLRSFASLSPFARCSNSTSYGDSLWSSEPRAIFKGGSYFLAQRKLSSTSVLSLGSIEGAFPSLLQEWKLGFPSLSRALYCSTADFKKNELLELQEVEKVLSDVRADNVKVIPVQKHCAWADFMVIATGRSTWHVKNIAQALIYKVKQKQKGAQRLMLPSVEGQEGGKWIVIDSGKVVVHALDEKARDYYSLESLWTTGTSEKEPIQDLEKALVKIRRKNNSKKQAKKSA, from the exons atggctCTTTCAACTTCCAGAACCCTCTTGCGCTCTTTCGCCTCCTTATCTCCCTTTGCCCGCTGCTCGAACTCTACTTCTTATG GAGATAGCTTATGGTCCTCAGAGCCTCGGGCAATTTTCAAa GGTGGGTCATATTTCCTTGCTCAAAGAAAGCTCTCATCAACTTCTGTCCTAAGTCTTGGATCAATTGAAGGTGCATTTCCTT CACTTCTTCAAGAATGGAAATTGGGATTTCCAAGTCTTAGTCGTGCATTATACTGTTCTACTGCCGACTTCAAGAAGAATGAGCTTCTGGAACTTCAGGAGGTTGAGAAGGTTTTGAGCGATGTGAGAGCTGACAACGTCAAGGTTATACCAGTTCAAAAGCACTGTGCTTGGGCTGATTTCATGGTGATTGCCACGGGAAGGTCTACTTGGCATGTTAAGAACATTGCTCAAGCCCTAATTTATAAG GTTAAGCAGAAGCAGAAGGGGGCTCAGCGGTTAATGCTCCCTAGTGTGGAAGGACAAGAGGGAGGAAAGTGGATTGTCATCGACTCTG GCAAAGTGGTAGTCCATGCGCTTGATGAGAAGGCTAGAGATTACTATAGTTTGGAGAGTCTCTGGACCACAGGGACTTCTGAAAAGGAACCAATCCAG GATTTGGAAAAGGCTTTAGTAAAGATTCGTCGCAAGAACAATTCAAAGAAACAGGCTAAAAAAAGTGCTTAA
- the LOC112489004 gene encoding synaptotagmin-3, which translates to MELVCSILELIGIVIGFPMGLLLGYFLFIYFEPGDVKEPMVRPLHEFDTSSIADLLPDIPLWMKQPDYDRLDWLNKSIYHMWPYLDKAICNAIRSSLEPIFGEYVGKYLLKSIEFEILSLGTLPPTIQGMKVHETNENEVAFEPMLRWAGNPNIILVVKLLALRIKIQLIDIQIFAAPRIILKPLVPTIPCFASIVVSLMEKPYVDFGLKVVGGDIMAIPGLYQFVQETIKKQIASLYLWPQTYELQILDGSTGTTKKPIGLLHVKVVRGLKLLKMDLLGSSDPYVKLSLSGERLPAKRTSIKMKNLNPVWNEEFNLTVKDPQSQVLELRVYDWEKVGTHDKLGMQIVPLREIIPRETKQFTLNLVKNTNPNDPQNKKYRGQLEVELTLKPFKENSNRLSGNLDGTFTDQENNNVGKSSKDKALHGAGLLMVTVQGAEDVEGKHHNNPYALVCFGGERKKTKTLKKTRDPNWNTEFQFVLEEAPLKEKIHIEVITKRRGFGFWPKELLGYVDISLVDVVYNGRIKEKYNLINSRNGAIHVEIRWEAI; encoded by the exons ATGGAATTGGTTTGTAGTATATTGGAATTGATAGGAATTGTAATTGGATTTCCAATGGGCCTTTTGCTGGGTTATTTCCTCTTTATATACTTTGAACCCGGAGATGTAAAG GAACCAATGGTTAGACCTCTTCATGAATTTGATACAAGCTCCATTGCTGATCTTTTGCCGGATATTCCACTTTGGATGAAGCAACCTGATTACGATCGA CTCGACTGGTTGAACAAGTCAATTTATCACATGTGGCCTTACCTTGATAAG GCAATATGCAATGCTATAAGAAGTTCATTAGAGCCCATATTTGGAGAGTACGTAGGCAAGTATTTGTTGAAATCAATAGAATTTGAGATTCTAAGTCTTGGAACTCTTCCTCCAACGATTCAAG GTATGAAAGTGCACGAAACCAATGAAAACGAAGTAGCGTTTGAACCTATGCTTAGGTGGGCAGGAAATCCCAACATAATTCTGGTGGTGAAACTATTGGCCCTACGAATTAAAATACAG TTGATAGACATACAAATATTTGCAGCACCCCGGATAATTTTGAAGCCTCTTGTGCCAACAATACCTTGTTTTGCAAGCATTGTAGTTTCTTTGATGGAAAAG CCTTATGTGGACTTTGGCCTTAAAGTAGTGGGAGGGGATATTATGGCAATCCCTGGTTTGTATCAATTTGTTCAG GAAACTATAAAGAAACAGATTGCTAGTCTTTATCTTTGGCCTCAAACTTATGAATTGCAAATTCTTGATGGTTCAAC AGGGACTACCAAGAAGCCTATAGGGCTATTACATGTGAAGGTTGTGAGAGGGCTCAAACTCCTGAAGATGGACTTGTTGGGATCATCTGATCCTTATGTTAAATTGAGCCTGAGCGGAGAGAGACTCCCAGCAAAGAGAACTTCTATTAAAATGAAGAATCTCAACCCTGTGTGGAACGAGGAATTCAATCTTACTGTAAAGGATCCTCAATCTCAAGTTCTTGAGTTACGTGTCTATGACTGGGAAAAG GTTGGGACACATGACAAGTTGGGCATGCAAATAGTTCCACTGAGGGAGATTATCCCACGTGAAACTAAACAATTTACacttaatttggtaaaaaatacaaatccaaatGATCCTCAGAACAAGAAATATAGAGGGCAACTTGAGGTGGAGTTAACATTAAAACCTTTCAAAGAAAACAGTAATagacttagtggaaatttggaTGGAACTTTTACAGATcaggaaaataataatgttgGAAAATCATCCAAAGACAAGGCCTTGCATGGAGCTGGTTTATTGATGGTTACTGTTCAAGGTGCTGAGGATGTTGAGGGCAAGCATCATAATAACCCTTATGCTTTGGTGTGTTTTGGTGGAGAAAGGAAGAAAACCAAG ACATTAAAGAAAACCAGGGACCCAAACTGGAATACGGAGTTTCAGTTTGTGCTAGAAGAGGCTCCTTTGAAGGAAAAGATCCATATTGAAGTAATAACCAAACGAAGAGGCTTTGGTTTCTGGCCAAAg GAATTGTTGGGGTACGTAGACATCAGTCTAGTCGATGTGGTATATAATGGACGcatcaaagaaaaatacaatttgATAAATTCAAGAAATGGGGCAATCCATGTGGAGATTCGCTGGGAGGCGATTTGA
- the LOC107405430 gene encoding protein Iojap-related, mitochondrial isoform X7 has protein sequence MALSTSRTLLRSFASLSPFARCSNSTSYGDSLWSSEPRAIFKALLQEWKLGFPSLSRALYCSTADFKKNELLELQEVEKVLSDVRADNVKVIPVQKHCAWADFMVIATGRSTWHVKNIAQALIYKVKQKQKGAQRLMLPSVEGQEGGKWIVIDSGKVVVHALDEKARDYYSLESLWTTGTSEKEPIQDLEKALVKIRRKNNSKKQAKKSA, from the exons atggctCTTTCAACTTCCAGAACCCTCTTGCGCTCTTTCGCCTCCTTATCTCCCTTTGCCCGCTGCTCGAACTCTACTTCTTATG GAGATAGCTTATGGTCCTCAGAGCCTCGGGCAATTTTCAA AGCACTTCTTCAAGAATGGAAATTGGGATTTCCAAGTCTTAGTCGTGCATTATACTGTTCTACTGCCGACTTCAAGAAGAATGAGCTTCTGGAACTTCAGGAGGTTGAGAAGGTTTTGAGCGATGTGAGAGCTGACAACGTCAAGGTTATACCAGTTCAAAAGCACTGTGCTTGGGCTGATTTCATGGTGATTGCCACGGGAAGGTCTACTTGGCATGTTAAGAACATTGCTCAAGCCCTAATTTATAAG GTTAAGCAGAAGCAGAAGGGGGCTCAGCGGTTAATGCTCCCTAGTGTGGAAGGACAAGAGGGAGGAAAGTGGATTGTCATCGACTCTG GCAAAGTGGTAGTCCATGCGCTTGATGAGAAGGCTAGAGATTACTATAGTTTGGAGAGTCTCTGGACCACAGGGACTTCTGAAAAGGAACCAATCCAG GATTTGGAAAAGGCTTTAGTAAAGATTCGTCGCAAGAACAATTCAAAGAAACAGGCTAAAAAAAGTGCTTAA
- the LOC107405430 gene encoding protein Iojap-related, mitochondrial isoform X5, with amino-acid sequence MALSTSRTLLRSFASLSPFARCSNSTSYGDSLWSSEPRAIFKGGSYFLAQRKLSSTSVLSLGSIEALLQEWKLGFPSLSRALYCSTADFKKNELLELQEVEKVLSDVRADNVKVIPVQKHCAWADFMVIATGRSTWHVKNIAQALIYKVKQKQKGAQRLMLPSVEGQEGGKWIVIDSGKVVVHALDEKARDYYSLESLWTTGTSEKEPIQDLEKALVKIRRKNNSKKQAKKSA; translated from the exons atggctCTTTCAACTTCCAGAACCCTCTTGCGCTCTTTCGCCTCCTTATCTCCCTTTGCCCGCTGCTCGAACTCTACTTCTTATG GAGATAGCTTATGGTCCTCAGAGCCTCGGGCAATTTTCAAa GGTGGGTCATATTTCCTTGCTCAAAGAAAGCTCTCATCAACTTCTGTCCTAAGTCTTGGATCAATTGAAG CACTTCTTCAAGAATGGAAATTGGGATTTCCAAGTCTTAGTCGTGCATTATACTGTTCTACTGCCGACTTCAAGAAGAATGAGCTTCTGGAACTTCAGGAGGTTGAGAAGGTTTTGAGCGATGTGAGAGCTGACAACGTCAAGGTTATACCAGTTCAAAAGCACTGTGCTTGGGCTGATTTCATGGTGATTGCCACGGGAAGGTCTACTTGGCATGTTAAGAACATTGCTCAAGCCCTAATTTATAAG GTTAAGCAGAAGCAGAAGGGGGCTCAGCGGTTAATGCTCCCTAGTGTGGAAGGACAAGAGGGAGGAAAGTGGATTGTCATCGACTCTG GCAAAGTGGTAGTCCATGCGCTTGATGAGAAGGCTAGAGATTACTATAGTTTGGAGAGTCTCTGGACCACAGGGACTTCTGAAAAGGAACCAATCCAG GATTTGGAAAAGGCTTTAGTAAAGATTCGTCGCAAGAACAATTCAAAGAAACAGGCTAAAAAAAGTGCTTAA
- the LOC107405430 gene encoding protein Iojap-related, mitochondrial isoform X2: protein MALSTSRTLLRSFASLSPFARCSNSTSYGDSLWSSEPRAIFKGGSYFLAQRKLSSTSVLSLGSIEGAFPCELMSTKPLVVSDRNIALLQEWKLGFPSLSRALYCSTADFKKNELLELQEVEKVLSDVRADNVKVIPVQKHCAWADFMVIATGRSTWHVKNIAQALIYKVKQKQKGAQRLMLPSVEGQEGGKWIVIDSGKVVVHALDEKARDYYSLESLWTTGTSEKEPIQRRDHNFQA, encoded by the exons atggctCTTTCAACTTCCAGAACCCTCTTGCGCTCTTTCGCCTCCTTATCTCCCTTTGCCCGCTGCTCGAACTCTACTTCTTATG GAGATAGCTTATGGTCCTCAGAGCCTCGGGCAATTTTCAAa GGTGGGTCATATTTCCTTGCTCAAAGAAAGCTCTCATCAACTTCTGTCCTAAGTCTTGGATCAATTGAAGGTGCATTTCCTTGTGAGTTAATGTCCACAAAACCTTTGGTGGTATCAGATAGAAATATAG CACTTCTTCAAGAATGGAAATTGGGATTTCCAAGTCTTAGTCGTGCATTATACTGTTCTACTGCCGACTTCAAGAAGAATGAGCTTCTGGAACTTCAGGAGGTTGAGAAGGTTTTGAGCGATGTGAGAGCTGACAACGTCAAGGTTATACCAGTTCAAAAGCACTGTGCTTGGGCTGATTTCATGGTGATTGCCACGGGAAGGTCTACTTGGCATGTTAAGAACATTGCTCAAGCCCTAATTTATAAG GTTAAGCAGAAGCAGAAGGGGGCTCAGCGGTTAATGCTCCCTAGTGTGGAAGGACAAGAGGGAGGAAAGTGGATTGTCATCGACTCTG GCAAAGTGGTAGTCCATGCGCTTGATGAGAAGGCTAGAGATTACTATAGTTTGGAGAGTCTCTGGACCACAGGGACTTCTGAAAAGGAACCAATCCAG AGAAGAGATCATAACTTCCAAGCTTGA